The Osmerus eperlanus chromosome 7, fOsmEpe2.1, whole genome shotgun sequence genome includes a region encoding these proteins:
- the atp2c1 gene encoding calcium-transporting ATPase type 2C member 1 isoform X1 has translation MTELTRKMLKKRELLLSQREPYSEDETMVPVLTSKKASELPVNEVVCVLQADLQYGLSKSEVTRRRAYHGWNEFDINEEEPLWRKYICQFKDPLIMLLLASAVISVLMHQFDDAISITVAIIIVVTVAFVQEYRSEKSLAELGKLVPPECHCVREGHLEHLLARELVPGDTVCLTVGERVPADLRLFEATDLSVDESSLTGETAPCSKSTSHQPSAHNGDITSRSNVAFMGTLVRCGKAKGIVIGTGENSEFGEVFKMMQAEEAPKTPLQKSMDLLGKQLSLYSFGIIGVIMLVGWLQGKRILDMFTIGVSLAVAAIPEGLPIVVTVTLALGVMRMVKKRAIIKKLPIVETLGCCNVICSDKTGTLTKNEMTVTHLFTSDGLHAEVTGVGYNGAGEVLLDGEVVHGFSNPSLSKVVEAGCICNDSVIRNNTLMGRPTEGALVALAMKMGLEGLQQEYVRVEEHPFSSEQKWMAVRCVHRTQQDKPGVYYLKGAYEQVIRHCSSYNSRGATLPLTNQQRELYQQQTSYMGTAGLRVLAFASGEELGSLAFLGLVGIIDPPRSGVKEAVGTLISSGVAVKMVTGDSQETAVAIASRLGLYTKGSQSLSGEEVDQMDLQQLSQIVPRIVVFFRASPRHKLKIVKSLQNIGAVVAMTGDGVNDAVALKAADIGVAMGQTGTDVCKEAADMILVDDDFQTIMSAIEEGKGIYNNIKNFVRFQLSTSIAALTLISLATLMNFPNPLNAMQILWINIIMDGPPAQSLGVEPVDKDVIRKPPRNVRDSIITRSLLVKVLVSALIIVCGTLFVFWRELRDNEITPRDTTMTFTCFVFFDMFNALSSRSQTRMVHELGLCSNRMFCYAVLGSIMGQLLVIYFPPLQSVFQTESLSVLDLLFLVALTSSVCVVSEAIKLMERWRGGERLTQASDSFHEV, from the exons ATGACAGAGCTTACACGGAAAATGCTGAAGAAACGGGAGCTGCTG CTTTCCCAGAGAGAACCATACAGTGAAGATGAGACCATGGTTCCTGTATTAACCTCAAAGAAAGCCAGTGAACTACCAGTGAACgaagttgtgtgtgtcttgcag GCTGACCTGCAGTACGGCCTGTCTAAGAGTGAGGTGACACGTCGCCGTGCCTACCATGGCTGGAACGAGTTTGACATCAATGAAGAGGAACCACTATGGAGGAAGTATATTTGCCAG TTCAAGGACCCTCTCATCATGCTGCTGCTGGCCTCTGCGGTCATCAGTGTTCTCATGCACCAGTTTGACGACGCCATCAGCATCACAGTG GCCATTATCATCGTTGTGACAGTGGCCTTCGTCCAG GAGTACCGCTCCGAGAAGTCCCTGGCAGAGCTGGGGAAGCTGGTGCCTCCAGAATGCCACTG TGTGCGAGAAGGGCACCTGGAGCACCTGCTGGCTCGAGAGCTGGTACCTGGAGACACGGTGTGCTTGACTGTTGGAGAGAGAGTCCCGGCTGACCTTCGCCTCtttgag GCCACTGACCTATCAGTGGACGAGTCCAGCCTGACGGGAGAGACCGCGCCCTGCTCCAAATCCACCTCCCACCAGCCGTCCGCCCACAACGGTGACATCACCTCCCGTAGCAACGTGGCCTTCATGGGCACCCTGGTGCGGTGCGGCAAGGCCAAG GGCATCGTCATAGGAACGGGAGAAAATTCTGAATTTGGTGAAGTGTTTAAGATGATGCAAGCAGAAGAG GCTCCCAAAACACCTTTACAGAAAAGCATGGACCTACTAGGAaaacagctctctctctattcGTTTGGAATAATAG GGGTGATcatgctggttggctggctccAGGGGAAACGCATCTTAGACATGTTCACCATCGGCGTCAG cctGGCGGTGGCAGCCATCCCAGAGGGCCTGCCCATCGTGGTGACGGTCACACTGGCGCTGGGGGTGATGAGGATGGTGAAGAAGCGGGCCATCATCAAGAAGCTGCCCATCGTGGAGACGCTAG GCTGCTGCAACGTCATCTGCTCTGACAAGACCGGGACTCTGACCAAAAACGAGATGACGGTCACTCACCTGTTTACATCGGACGGACTCCACgccgag GTGACGGGGGTGGGATACAACGGAGCAGGAGAGGTGCTGCTGGACGGGGAGGTCGTGCATGGCTTCTCCAACCCTTCCCTCagcaaagtggtggag GCTGGCTGCATATGTAATGACTCAGTCATCCGAAACAACACACTCATGGGACGCCCCACCGAGGGAGCACTCGTCGCTCTCGCCATGAAG atgggtctggagggtctccAGCAGGAGTACGTTCGTGTAGAAGAGCACCCGTTCAGCTCGGAACAGAAGTGGATGGCCGTGCGCTGTGTCCACCGCACGCAGCAG GACAAGCCAGGTGTGTACTACCTGAAGGGGGCTTACGAGCAGGTTATCCGCCATTGCAGCAGCTACAACAGCAGAGGCGCCACGCTTCCCCTGACCAACCAACAGAGGGAGCTCTACCAGCAACAGACGAGCTACATGGGTACAGCTGGGCTCCGAG TACTGgcatttgcctcgggggaggagctgggcagcCTGGCATTCCTGGGGCTGGTGGGCATCATTGACCCgcccaggtcaggggtcaaggagGCGGTGGGCACGCTCATCAGCTCTGGCGTGGCCGTCAAGATGGTCACCGGGGACTCCCAGGAGACCGCTGTCGccatag ccaGTCGACTGGGCCTGTACACTAAGGGCTCTCAGTCCCtgtctggagaggaggtggaccagaTGGACCTCCAGCAGCTCTCTCAGATCGTCCCACGG ATAGTGGTGTTCTTCAGAGCCAGCCCCAGACACAAGCTGAAGATAGTCAAG TCTCTTCAGAACATCGGGGCGGTGGTTGCCATGACCGGTGACGGTGTGAACGACGCGGTGGCGTTGAAGGCGGCGGACATCGGTGTGGCCATGGGCCAGACGGGCACGGACGTCTGCAAGGAGGCGGCCGACATGATCCTGGTGGACGACGACTTCCAGACCATCAT GTCTGCCATTGAGGAAGGGAAAGGGATTTACAACAACATCAAGAACTTTGTCCGTTTCCAGCTGAGCAC GAGTATCGCTGCTCTCACGCTGATCTCCCTGGCAACGCTGATGAACTTCCCCAACCCTCTGAACGCCATGCAGATCCTGTGGATCAACATCATCATGGACGGACCTCCAGCTCAGAG TTTGGGCGTGGAGCCCGTGGACAAAGACGTGATCCGGAAACCTCCGAGGAACGTGCGAGACAGCATCATCACACGCAGCCTCCTCGTCAAGGTGCTGGTGTCTGCTCTCATCATCGTGTGCGGAACCCTGTTCGTCTTCTGGAGAGAG ctccgGGACAACGAGATCACGCCTCGCGACACCACCATGACGTTCACCTGCTTCGTGTTCTTCGACATGTTCAACGCTCTCAGCTCGCGTTCCCAG ACTCGGATGGTGCATGAGCTGGGGCTGTGCAGTAACCGGATGTTCTGCTATGCTGTGCTGGGCTCCATCATGGGCCAGCTGCTGGTCATTTACTTCCCCCCGCTCCAGAGCGTCTTTCAGACGGAGAGCCTCAGTGTGTTGG ACCTGCTGTTCCTGGTGGCGCTGACCTCGTCCGTGTGCGTGGTCTCGGAGGCCATCAAGTTGATGGAGCGGTGGCGGGGGGGCGAGCGGCTGACCCAGGCCTCAGACTCCTTCCATGAAGTATGA
- the atp2c1 gene encoding calcium-transporting ATPase type 2C member 1 isoform X2, which translates to MQIQSGMMRLSQREPYSEDETMVPVLTSKKASELPVNEVVCVLQADLQYGLSKSEVTRRRAYHGWNEFDINEEEPLWRKYICQFKDPLIMLLLASAVISVLMHQFDDAISITVAIIIVVTVAFVQEYRSEKSLAELGKLVPPECHCVREGHLEHLLARELVPGDTVCLTVGERVPADLRLFEATDLSVDESSLTGETAPCSKSTSHQPSAHNGDITSRSNVAFMGTLVRCGKAKGIVIGTGENSEFGEVFKMMQAEEAPKTPLQKSMDLLGKQLSLYSFGIIGVIMLVGWLQGKRILDMFTIGVSLAVAAIPEGLPIVVTVTLALGVMRMVKKRAIIKKLPIVETLGCCNVICSDKTGTLTKNEMTVTHLFTSDGLHAEVTGVGYNGAGEVLLDGEVVHGFSNPSLSKVVEAGCICNDSVIRNNTLMGRPTEGALVALAMKMGLEGLQQEYVRVEEHPFSSEQKWMAVRCVHRTQQDKPGVYYLKGAYEQVIRHCSSYNSRGATLPLTNQQRELYQQQTSYMGTAGLRVLAFASGEELGSLAFLGLVGIIDPPRSGVKEAVGTLISSGVAVKMVTGDSQETAVAIASRLGLYTKGSQSLSGEEVDQMDLQQLSQIVPRIVVFFRASPRHKLKIVKSLQNIGAVVAMTGDGVNDAVALKAADIGVAMGQTGTDVCKEAADMILVDDDFQTIMSAIEEGKGIYNNIKNFVRFQLSTSIAALTLISLATLMNFPNPLNAMQILWINIIMDGPPAQSLGVEPVDKDVIRKPPRNVRDSIITRSLLVKVLVSALIIVCGTLFVFWRELRDNEITPRDTTMTFTCFVFFDMFNALSSRSQTRMVHELGLCSNRMFCYAVLGSIMGQLLVIYFPPLQSVFQTESLSVLDLLFLVALTSSVCVVSEAIKLMERWRGGERLTQASDSFHEV; encoded by the exons ATGCAGATTCAGTCTGGTATGATGAGG CTTTCCCAGAGAGAACCATACAGTGAAGATGAGACCATGGTTCCTGTATTAACCTCAAAGAAAGCCAGTGAACTACCAGTGAACgaagttgtgtgtgtcttgcag GCTGACCTGCAGTACGGCCTGTCTAAGAGTGAGGTGACACGTCGCCGTGCCTACCATGGCTGGAACGAGTTTGACATCAATGAAGAGGAACCACTATGGAGGAAGTATATTTGCCAG TTCAAGGACCCTCTCATCATGCTGCTGCTGGCCTCTGCGGTCATCAGTGTTCTCATGCACCAGTTTGACGACGCCATCAGCATCACAGTG GCCATTATCATCGTTGTGACAGTGGCCTTCGTCCAG GAGTACCGCTCCGAGAAGTCCCTGGCAGAGCTGGGGAAGCTGGTGCCTCCAGAATGCCACTG TGTGCGAGAAGGGCACCTGGAGCACCTGCTGGCTCGAGAGCTGGTACCTGGAGACACGGTGTGCTTGACTGTTGGAGAGAGAGTCCCGGCTGACCTTCGCCTCtttgag GCCACTGACCTATCAGTGGACGAGTCCAGCCTGACGGGAGAGACCGCGCCCTGCTCCAAATCCACCTCCCACCAGCCGTCCGCCCACAACGGTGACATCACCTCCCGTAGCAACGTGGCCTTCATGGGCACCCTGGTGCGGTGCGGCAAGGCCAAG GGCATCGTCATAGGAACGGGAGAAAATTCTGAATTTGGTGAAGTGTTTAAGATGATGCAAGCAGAAGAG GCTCCCAAAACACCTTTACAGAAAAGCATGGACCTACTAGGAaaacagctctctctctattcGTTTGGAATAATAG GGGTGATcatgctggttggctggctccAGGGGAAACGCATCTTAGACATGTTCACCATCGGCGTCAG cctGGCGGTGGCAGCCATCCCAGAGGGCCTGCCCATCGTGGTGACGGTCACACTGGCGCTGGGGGTGATGAGGATGGTGAAGAAGCGGGCCATCATCAAGAAGCTGCCCATCGTGGAGACGCTAG GCTGCTGCAACGTCATCTGCTCTGACAAGACCGGGACTCTGACCAAAAACGAGATGACGGTCACTCACCTGTTTACATCGGACGGACTCCACgccgag GTGACGGGGGTGGGATACAACGGAGCAGGAGAGGTGCTGCTGGACGGGGAGGTCGTGCATGGCTTCTCCAACCCTTCCCTCagcaaagtggtggag GCTGGCTGCATATGTAATGACTCAGTCATCCGAAACAACACACTCATGGGACGCCCCACCGAGGGAGCACTCGTCGCTCTCGCCATGAAG atgggtctggagggtctccAGCAGGAGTACGTTCGTGTAGAAGAGCACCCGTTCAGCTCGGAACAGAAGTGGATGGCCGTGCGCTGTGTCCACCGCACGCAGCAG GACAAGCCAGGTGTGTACTACCTGAAGGGGGCTTACGAGCAGGTTATCCGCCATTGCAGCAGCTACAACAGCAGAGGCGCCACGCTTCCCCTGACCAACCAACAGAGGGAGCTCTACCAGCAACAGACGAGCTACATGGGTACAGCTGGGCTCCGAG TACTGgcatttgcctcgggggaggagctgggcagcCTGGCATTCCTGGGGCTGGTGGGCATCATTGACCCgcccaggtcaggggtcaaggagGCGGTGGGCACGCTCATCAGCTCTGGCGTGGCCGTCAAGATGGTCACCGGGGACTCCCAGGAGACCGCTGTCGccatag ccaGTCGACTGGGCCTGTACACTAAGGGCTCTCAGTCCCtgtctggagaggaggtggaccagaTGGACCTCCAGCAGCTCTCTCAGATCGTCCCACGG ATAGTGGTGTTCTTCAGAGCCAGCCCCAGACACAAGCTGAAGATAGTCAAG TCTCTTCAGAACATCGGGGCGGTGGTTGCCATGACCGGTGACGGTGTGAACGACGCGGTGGCGTTGAAGGCGGCGGACATCGGTGTGGCCATGGGCCAGACGGGCACGGACGTCTGCAAGGAGGCGGCCGACATGATCCTGGTGGACGACGACTTCCAGACCATCAT GTCTGCCATTGAGGAAGGGAAAGGGATTTACAACAACATCAAGAACTTTGTCCGTTTCCAGCTGAGCAC GAGTATCGCTGCTCTCACGCTGATCTCCCTGGCAACGCTGATGAACTTCCCCAACCCTCTGAACGCCATGCAGATCCTGTGGATCAACATCATCATGGACGGACCTCCAGCTCAGAG TTTGGGCGTGGAGCCCGTGGACAAAGACGTGATCCGGAAACCTCCGAGGAACGTGCGAGACAGCATCATCACACGCAGCCTCCTCGTCAAGGTGCTGGTGTCTGCTCTCATCATCGTGTGCGGAACCCTGTTCGTCTTCTGGAGAGAG ctccgGGACAACGAGATCACGCCTCGCGACACCACCATGACGTTCACCTGCTTCGTGTTCTTCGACATGTTCAACGCTCTCAGCTCGCGTTCCCAG ACTCGGATGGTGCATGAGCTGGGGCTGTGCAGTAACCGGATGTTCTGCTATGCTGTGCTGGGCTCCATCATGGGCCAGCTGCTGGTCATTTACTTCCCCCCGCTCCAGAGCGTCTTTCAGACGGAGAGCCTCAGTGTGTTGG ACCTGCTGTTCCTGGTGGCGCTGACCTCGTCCGTGTGCGTGGTCTCGGAGGCCATCAAGTTGATGGAGCGGTGGCGGGGGGGCGAGCGGCTGACCCAGGCCTCAGACTCCTTCCATGAAGTATGA
- the atp2c1 gene encoding calcium-transporting ATPase type 2C member 1 isoform X3, giving the protein MVPVLTSKKASELPVNEVVCVLQADLQYGLSKSEVTRRRAYHGWNEFDINEEEPLWRKYICQFKDPLIMLLLASAVISVLMHQFDDAISITVAIIIVVTVAFVQEYRSEKSLAELGKLVPPECHCVREGHLEHLLARELVPGDTVCLTVGERVPADLRLFEATDLSVDESSLTGETAPCSKSTSHQPSAHNGDITSRSNVAFMGTLVRCGKAKGIVIGTGENSEFGEVFKMMQAEEAPKTPLQKSMDLLGKQLSLYSFGIIGVIMLVGWLQGKRILDMFTIGVSLAVAAIPEGLPIVVTVTLALGVMRMVKKRAIIKKLPIVETLGCCNVICSDKTGTLTKNEMTVTHLFTSDGLHAEVTGVGYNGAGEVLLDGEVVHGFSNPSLSKVVEAGCICNDSVIRNNTLMGRPTEGALVALAMKMGLEGLQQEYVRVEEHPFSSEQKWMAVRCVHRTQQDKPGVYYLKGAYEQVIRHCSSYNSRGATLPLTNQQRELYQQQTSYMGTAGLRVLAFASGEELGSLAFLGLVGIIDPPRSGVKEAVGTLISSGVAVKMVTGDSQETAVAIASRLGLYTKGSQSLSGEEVDQMDLQQLSQIVPRIVVFFRASPRHKLKIVKSLQNIGAVVAMTGDGVNDAVALKAADIGVAMGQTGTDVCKEAADMILVDDDFQTIMSAIEEGKGIYNNIKNFVRFQLSTSIAALTLISLATLMNFPNPLNAMQILWINIIMDGPPAQSLGVEPVDKDVIRKPPRNVRDSIITRSLLVKVLVSALIIVCGTLFVFWRELRDNEITPRDTTMTFTCFVFFDMFNALSSRSQTRMVHELGLCSNRMFCYAVLGSIMGQLLVIYFPPLQSVFQTESLSVLDLLFLVALTSSVCVVSEAIKLMERWRGGERLTQASDSFHEV; this is encoded by the exons ATGGTTCCTGTATTAACCTCAAAGAAAGCCAGTGAACTACCAGTGAACgaagttgtgtgtgtcttgcag GCTGACCTGCAGTACGGCCTGTCTAAGAGTGAGGTGACACGTCGCCGTGCCTACCATGGCTGGAACGAGTTTGACATCAATGAAGAGGAACCACTATGGAGGAAGTATATTTGCCAG TTCAAGGACCCTCTCATCATGCTGCTGCTGGCCTCTGCGGTCATCAGTGTTCTCATGCACCAGTTTGACGACGCCATCAGCATCACAGTG GCCATTATCATCGTTGTGACAGTGGCCTTCGTCCAG GAGTACCGCTCCGAGAAGTCCCTGGCAGAGCTGGGGAAGCTGGTGCCTCCAGAATGCCACTG TGTGCGAGAAGGGCACCTGGAGCACCTGCTGGCTCGAGAGCTGGTACCTGGAGACACGGTGTGCTTGACTGTTGGAGAGAGAGTCCCGGCTGACCTTCGCCTCtttgag GCCACTGACCTATCAGTGGACGAGTCCAGCCTGACGGGAGAGACCGCGCCCTGCTCCAAATCCACCTCCCACCAGCCGTCCGCCCACAACGGTGACATCACCTCCCGTAGCAACGTGGCCTTCATGGGCACCCTGGTGCGGTGCGGCAAGGCCAAG GGCATCGTCATAGGAACGGGAGAAAATTCTGAATTTGGTGAAGTGTTTAAGATGATGCAAGCAGAAGAG GCTCCCAAAACACCTTTACAGAAAAGCATGGACCTACTAGGAaaacagctctctctctattcGTTTGGAATAATAG GGGTGATcatgctggttggctggctccAGGGGAAACGCATCTTAGACATGTTCACCATCGGCGTCAG cctGGCGGTGGCAGCCATCCCAGAGGGCCTGCCCATCGTGGTGACGGTCACACTGGCGCTGGGGGTGATGAGGATGGTGAAGAAGCGGGCCATCATCAAGAAGCTGCCCATCGTGGAGACGCTAG GCTGCTGCAACGTCATCTGCTCTGACAAGACCGGGACTCTGACCAAAAACGAGATGACGGTCACTCACCTGTTTACATCGGACGGACTCCACgccgag GTGACGGGGGTGGGATACAACGGAGCAGGAGAGGTGCTGCTGGACGGGGAGGTCGTGCATGGCTTCTCCAACCCTTCCCTCagcaaagtggtggag GCTGGCTGCATATGTAATGACTCAGTCATCCGAAACAACACACTCATGGGACGCCCCACCGAGGGAGCACTCGTCGCTCTCGCCATGAAG atgggtctggagggtctccAGCAGGAGTACGTTCGTGTAGAAGAGCACCCGTTCAGCTCGGAACAGAAGTGGATGGCCGTGCGCTGTGTCCACCGCACGCAGCAG GACAAGCCAGGTGTGTACTACCTGAAGGGGGCTTACGAGCAGGTTATCCGCCATTGCAGCAGCTACAACAGCAGAGGCGCCACGCTTCCCCTGACCAACCAACAGAGGGAGCTCTACCAGCAACAGACGAGCTACATGGGTACAGCTGGGCTCCGAG TACTGgcatttgcctcgggggaggagctgggcagcCTGGCATTCCTGGGGCTGGTGGGCATCATTGACCCgcccaggtcaggggtcaaggagGCGGTGGGCACGCTCATCAGCTCTGGCGTGGCCGTCAAGATGGTCACCGGGGACTCCCAGGAGACCGCTGTCGccatag ccaGTCGACTGGGCCTGTACACTAAGGGCTCTCAGTCCCtgtctggagaggaggtggaccagaTGGACCTCCAGCAGCTCTCTCAGATCGTCCCACGG ATAGTGGTGTTCTTCAGAGCCAGCCCCAGACACAAGCTGAAGATAGTCAAG TCTCTTCAGAACATCGGGGCGGTGGTTGCCATGACCGGTGACGGTGTGAACGACGCGGTGGCGTTGAAGGCGGCGGACATCGGTGTGGCCATGGGCCAGACGGGCACGGACGTCTGCAAGGAGGCGGCCGACATGATCCTGGTGGACGACGACTTCCAGACCATCAT GTCTGCCATTGAGGAAGGGAAAGGGATTTACAACAACATCAAGAACTTTGTCCGTTTCCAGCTGAGCAC GAGTATCGCTGCTCTCACGCTGATCTCCCTGGCAACGCTGATGAACTTCCCCAACCCTCTGAACGCCATGCAGATCCTGTGGATCAACATCATCATGGACGGACCTCCAGCTCAGAG TTTGGGCGTGGAGCCCGTGGACAAAGACGTGATCCGGAAACCTCCGAGGAACGTGCGAGACAGCATCATCACACGCAGCCTCCTCGTCAAGGTGCTGGTGTCTGCTCTCATCATCGTGTGCGGAACCCTGTTCGTCTTCTGGAGAGAG ctccgGGACAACGAGATCACGCCTCGCGACACCACCATGACGTTCACCTGCTTCGTGTTCTTCGACATGTTCAACGCTCTCAGCTCGCGTTCCCAG ACTCGGATGGTGCATGAGCTGGGGCTGTGCAGTAACCGGATGTTCTGCTATGCTGTGCTGGGCTCCATCATGGGCCAGCTGCTGGTCATTTACTTCCCCCCGCTCCAGAGCGTCTTTCAGACGGAGAGCCTCAGTGTGTTGG ACCTGCTGTTCCTGGTGGCGCTGACCTCGTCCGTGTGCGTGGTCTCGGAGGCCATCAAGTTGATGGAGCGGTGGCGGGGGGGCGAGCGGCTGACCCAGGCCTCAGACTCCTTCCATGAAGTATGA
- the LOC134023264 gene encoding protein asteroid homolog 1-like: MGVRGLTSLVDENGHILQDVSFKNNKLVIDGCNLYYLLYFAEQLDQSHGGDYDSFEGLICGFIKALRENGIEPYVVVDGGSDYTDKKFETLKQRAEEKIHTAHDVSVGRRGNVLPPITKRVFSQVLTKLKVPFAKSVAEADREIASLAREWNCPVLSNDSDFYIFNIPAGFLPISHFKWKQGGLKTGIPAKLFTQERFCSWFNINRSLLPVFASIAGNDYVNLANRGLSVKWAEYSELSGRFAKLDGLLHWLGSLKDIKNALNAVLKLMDDGDRVKTKQTEQAFMLSMEEYKLSPSSLGEFFRNGTPPSNIPEPVKVLPDWALLSLTQGKLFSDVIDVILFRRVVQSSQVEDTSLPSVKITSRPIRQILYGLLLGGRSPASMETGQCMVEEYDRDGLNLISHMIKPILSGPVQKLQLDTLDKAHLPDRLTVMLETLGVTQSLTGIPPHLRLPVSVTCYWMRHADPPPDLPLLQALLLGMVYGELCRQKKNRGISKSESLVLQRFEGIVQRCTWKLDLDVAHAYSQWQACFKDSLNLNQLLCFPLVETECARLYKGTLVHPLVDELRRGASPEFILAGGPIAGQLYKALLDTVPLSQDCRSIISTTTRVVARGRTLPREPMYDLTANLKRLVMQLEQEEEEDTWRERKIKDTPAEDPGWVVSVKTRHKTKFRAQKIPNPELSKLRDKKGWI, translated from the exons ATGGGTGTCAGAGGACTGACCAGTTTAGTGGATGAGAATGGACACATTTTACAAGATGTTTCCTTCAAGAACAACAAACTGGTAATCGATGGCTGTAATCTGTACTACTTACTTTATTTTGCTGAACAACTGGACCAGAGTCACGGGGGAGACTATGATTCTTTCGAGGGTCTCATCTGTGGGTTTATCAAGGCTCTGAGAGAAAATGGGATTGAACCctatgttgttgttgatggTGGGTCTGACTACACAGACAAGAAGTTTGAGACTCTGAAACAACGAGCTGAAGAAAAGATTCACACAGCTCACGACGTGTCAGTGGGACGCAGAGGTAATGTCTTGCCACCCATCACTAAGCGTGTGTTCTCACAGGTCCTCACCAAATTGAAAGTACCTTTTGCAAAGAGCGTCGCTGAAGCAGACAGAGAAATAGCCTCACTGGCAAGGGAGTGGAACTGCCCTGTGCTCTCCAATGACAGCGACTTCTACATATTCAACATCCCAGCAGGATTTTTACCCATCTCACATTTCAAGTGGAAGCAAGGGGGCTTGAAGACGGGTATTCCTGCCAAACTCTTCACTCAAGAAAGATTCTGCTCTTGGTTCAATATCAACCGGTCTCTACTACCAGTTTTTGCCTCCATTGCAGGAAACGATTATGTCAATCTCGCCAATCGGGGCTTGTCCGTAAAATGGGCTGAATACTCGGAGCTGAGTGGGAGATTTGCTAAGCTCGACGGCTTGCTGCACTGGTTAGGTAGTTTAAAAGATATAAAGAATGCCTTGAACGCTGTGCTCAAGTTAATGGATGACGGTGATAGGGTGAAAACGAAACAAACAGAACAAGCCTTCATGTTGAGCATGGAAGAGTACAAACTATCTCCTAGCTCATTGGGGGAGTTCTTCAGGAACGGGACCCCACCTTCCAATATTCCAGAGCCTGTGAAGGTGTTGCCAGACTGGGCCCTCCTATCCCTGACGCAGGGGAAGCTCTTCTCGGACGTCATTGACGTTATACTCTTTAGAAGGGTGGTACAGAGTTCCCAGGTAGAGGACACCAGCTTACCCAGCGTAAAAATCACCTCAAGGCCCATACGGCAGATATTGTACGGGCTGCTACTGGGTGGGAGATCCCCTGCTTCGATGGAGACGGGACAGTGTATGGTTGAGGAGTATGATAGAGATGGCCTGAATCTGATTAGTCACATGATCAAGCCTATCCTCAGCGGGCCTGTACAAAAGCTGCAGCTGGACACTCTGGATAAG GCCCACCTCCCAGATCGTCTGACGGTGATGTTAGAGACCCTGGGAGTGACTCAGTCTCTGACTGGAATCCCGCCTCACCTGCGTCTGCCTGTAAGCGTCACCTGCTATTGGATGAGACACGCagaccctccccctgacctgcctctcctgcaggccctgctcctGGGCATGGTCTATGGAGAACTCTGCAGACAGAAGAAGAACAGAG GGATCTCGAAGAGTGAGAGTCTGGTGCTGCAGAGGTTTGAAGGAATAGTCCAGAGATGTACATGGAAGCTGGACCTGGATGTGGCCCATGCCTACAGCCAATGGCAGGCCTGCTTTAAAGACAGCCTCAACTTGAATCAGCTGCTATGCTTCCCCCTAGTGGAGACAGAATGTGCAAG GCTGTACAAGGGCACTCTTGTGCACCCCCTAGTGGATGAACTGAGAAGAGGGGCGAGCCCAGAGTTTATCCTGGCTGGAGGCCCCATCGCTGGGCAGCTGTACAAGGCCCTCCTGGACACTGTGCCCCTCTCCCAGGACTGTAGATCCATCATCTCCACGACAACCAGAGTTGTAGCTCGGGGCAGGACATTGCCACGGGAACCAATGTatgacctcacagccaatcTGAAGAGGCTGGTGatgcagctggagcaggaggaagaggaggatacctggagagagaggaagataaagGACACTCCTGCAGAAGACCCGGGCTGGGTCGTCTCAGTGAAAACTCGGCACAAGACCAAGTTCAGGGCCCAGAAAATTCCAAACCCAGAATTGTCAAAGCTCCGGGACAAGAAAGGCTGGATCTGA